One part of the Saprospiraceae bacterium genome encodes these proteins:
- a CDS encoding HD domain-containing protein — translation MSFRKLKLFLITKLKSDLPANLTYHGLHHTLEVLAVCNQYIKRLNINKQDARLLRTAALIHDIGIIWQYFGHEEAAVEYAYEILPNFDYSMDEIKIIDGIIMATKIPQQPKTILEMILCDADLDYLGTNKFFSTGDTLYKEFLAYNVVQDEVGWNQLQIKFLSNHSYHTEFAIKNREPKKKKYLKELMLKWN, via the coding sequence ATGTCATTCAGAAAATTAAAATTATTTCTGATCACAAAATTAAAAAGTGATTTACCAGCCAATCTTACCTATCATGGCTTGCATCACACATTGGAAGTTTTGGCTGTCTGTAATCAATATATTAAAAGATTAAATATTAATAAACAGGATGCTCGTTTATTGAGAACTGCTGCATTGATTCACGATATCGGTATTATCTGGCAATATTTTGGGCATGAAGAAGCGGCTGTAGAATACGCCTATGAAATTCTTCCAAATTTTGATTATAGCATGGATGAAATTAAAATCATAGATGGTATTATCATGGCCACGAAGATACCCCAACAACCAAAAACGATCCTGGAAATGATTTTATGTGATGCTGACCTGGATTATCTTGGCACAAATAAATTTTTTAGTACCGGGGATACCCTTTATAAAGAATTTTTGGCATATAATGTGGTACAAGACGAAGTTGGTTGGAACCAATTGCAAATTAAATTTTTAAGCAATCATAGCTACCATACCGAGTTTGCTATAAAAAACCGGGAGCCAAAAAAGAAAAAATATTTGAAAGAACTCATGCTGAAATGGAATTAA
- a CDS encoding DUF839 domain-containing protein, whose translation MKLNLLIFALLLLKLQDSFSQQTLSVRISTPEDDLEEYIPGANQTKILGSMDIGSSDLELGMETKDNVDPMLIGLRFTNIAIPKGSLISKAYLQFTVDNTNKNTDPCNLFIYAESTSNSISFDGSQPFNLSKRNFFNDSVEWNIPVGSWTTIGQKSLDQQSTDVSILIQRIVDQESWNGGNALSLFIKGSGLREAESFDGSPADAPLLIIEFIPALNFTQRIQTPEDDLEEYLPAPNQTKVPGAMDVGSSDLELGMETINNVDPQYVGMRFTNILIPKDALIKSAYIQFTVDNTNKNTDPTNLHIYAEQSENANAFNASDPFNLTKRPVFSDSVSWNIPTGSWTVIGQKSVDQKSTDISSLVQKLVNQTNWNSGNALALFIKGTGLKEAESYDGSPADAPQLIIEYIPIAKSIFSITTPEDDLEEYLPGANQTKVVGSMDAGSSDLELGMETKDNIDPLYIGMRFTNVNIPKEAIIHKAYLQFTVDNTNKNTDPCNLTIWAEKSENPLSYNSNDPFNLTKRPVFNDSIIWNIPVGSWTAIGQKSTDQQSADITLLLNNILAQANWNPGNPISLFIKGSGLREAESHDGSPADAVKLVIEYLQSEKPELPITAYPLNRKADWYYWDRAEAPPKDWNTLSFQDKNWNSGSAPLGYGDPFIATKINFGVDNNNKILTAYFRKKISIADSNSLTNQIEFNVRADDGIVLYINGVEAFRSNMPGTAVDSSTKAIKRIVGNEELYYYVLDIPKSYFVQGNNIIAAEIHQWEGFSSDLSFDLQILNQKFQSNPTDLGCIGNNDQHIACFTSLLPRNQNQSIEIPSTHTFQSIVSANDPYVGSNGKVSTNFDFTGFVPINGSSTNGHLSINHETEPGGVSIFDLQFNPTTKLWQITASDAVDFSPVVMTAANCSGTVTPWNTIITCEETDFPLDANNDGYRDLGWNVEIDPKTRLVKDYGNGQEKLWALGCMSHENVVIKNDRKTLYQGEDAPDGNVYKFVADQETNLSKGKLYVLKLDGTIQNGEATDSKGVWLEVPNSTKQERNDVKLWAKQNGATAFAGVEDVEINPINGMLYFAVKGFGRVYRFLDEGTTVKGFETFVGGNSYRITSNENVVSEEWGQGNDNLTFDDRGNLWVLQDGGSNFVWVIRPDHTQANPKVEIFMQTPIGSEPTGMTFSPDYKYMFISIQEPSSANSVVLKDASGIDIRFNKSTALVIARKDNLGIPVSSSKVNLEKSNISIYPNPFDLYTTIQIDLIENSNVEIIISNTQGKTVYHSGRLDLSTGKNKHKITLMNTGVYSATILVNNKQYTYKLVKL comes from the coding sequence ATGAAATTAAATTTACTAATTTTTGCATTGCTATTATTAAAACTACAGGATTCCTTTTCACAACAAACCTTGTCTGTCAGAATTTCTACACCAGAGGATGATCTTGAAGAATACATTCCTGGAGCAAATCAAACAAAAATTCTTGGATCCATGGATATTGGTAGTTCAGATCTTGAACTTGGAATGGAAACAAAAGATAATGTAGATCCGATGTTAATTGGTTTGCGGTTTACAAATATAGCAATTCCTAAAGGTTCTTTAATATCCAAAGCTTACTTACAATTTACAGTAGATAACACTAATAAAAATACAGATCCATGTAATTTATTTATTTATGCAGAGTCTACTTCAAATTCAATTTCTTTCGACGGCAGTCAACCATTTAATTTATCAAAAAGAAATTTCTTCAATGATTCTGTTGAGTGGAATATTCCGGTTGGTAGCTGGACAACGATTGGTCAAAAATCGTTAGATCAACAAAGTACAGATGTATCCATTTTAATTCAAAGAATCGTTGATCAGGAAAGTTGGAATGGAGGAAATGCCTTGTCTTTATTCATTAAAGGAAGTGGCTTGAGAGAAGCTGAATCCTTTGATGGTTCACCGGCAGATGCACCACTTTTAATTATAGAATTTATCCCGGCATTAAATTTTACTCAAAGAATTCAAACGCCGGAAGATGATTTAGAAGAATATTTGCCAGCGCCTAATCAAACGAAAGTACCTGGTGCCATGGATGTTGGTAGTTCAGATTTGGAACTTGGAATGGAAACGATCAATAATGTAGATCCACAATATGTTGGCATGCGATTTACGAATATTTTAATTCCTAAAGACGCATTAATAAAATCTGCTTATATTCAGTTTACAGTCGACAATACGAATAAAAATACAGATCCAACGAATCTTCATATTTATGCTGAACAATCAGAAAATGCAAATGCATTTAATGCTAGCGATCCTTTTAATTTAACAAAACGTCCTGTATTTTCAGATTCTGTATCCTGGAATATCCCAACAGGTTCCTGGACTGTTATTGGTCAAAAATCTGTAGACCAAAAAAGTACTGATATTTCTTCCCTTGTTCAAAAACTCGTAAATCAGACTAATTGGAATTCTGGGAATGCATTGGCCTTATTTATAAAAGGTACCGGACTTAAAGAAGCTGAATCTTACGATGGATCTCCTGCCGATGCTCCGCAATTAATTATTGAATATATACCGATTGCCAAATCAATCTTTTCTATAACTACTCCAGAAGATGATCTTGAAGAATATTTACCGGGAGCAAACCAAACTAAGGTGGTAGGTTCTATGGATGCTGGAAGTTCTGATCTAGAGCTGGGTATGGAAACAAAGGATAATATTGATCCTTTATATATTGGGATGCGATTTACAAATGTCAATATTCCAAAAGAAGCAATTATTCATAAAGCGTATTTGCAATTCACGGTTGATAATACTAATAAAAATACGGATCCATGTAATTTGACTATTTGGGCTGAAAAATCTGAAAATCCTTTGTCTTATAATTCAAATGATCCGTTTAATCTGACGAAAAGACCGGTTTTCAATGATTCCATTATTTGGAATATTCCGGTTGGAAGTTGGACAGCGATAGGTCAAAAATCGACGGATCAACAAAGTGCAGATATTACATTGTTATTAAATAATATTTTAGCACAGGCAAACTGGAATCCAGGGAATCCGATTTCATTATTTATAAAAGGTTCCGGCTTAAGAGAAGCTGAATCACATGACGGTTCACCAGCAGATGCAGTTAAACTGGTGATTGAATATTTACAATCTGAAAAACCTGAACTGCCAATAACCGCCTACCCATTAAATCGCAAAGCGGATTGGTATTATTGGGATCGTGCGGAAGCACCACCAAAGGATTGGAATACTTTAAGTTTTCAAGATAAAAATTGGAATTCAGGTTCAGCACCTTTAGGTTATGGAGATCCTTTTATTGCTACAAAAATTAATTTTGGTGTAGATAATAATAATAAGATATTGACAGCGTATTTTAGAAAAAAGATTTCTATTGCAGATTCAAATTCACTAACAAATCAAATCGAATTTAATGTAAGAGCCGATGATGGTATCGTATTATATATAAACGGCGTCGAAGCATTTAGATCAAATATGCCTGGAACGGCAGTGGATTCATCTACGAAAGCAATTAAACGAATTGTAGGTAATGAAGAGCTTTATTATTATGTTCTGGATATTCCAAAATCATATTTTGTCCAGGGTAATAATATAATAGCTGCTGAAATTCATCAATGGGAAGGTTTTAGTTCTGACTTGTCATTTGATCTTCAAATACTAAATCAAAAATTTCAAAGTAATCCAACAGATCTTGGTTGTATAGGTAATAATGATCAACACATAGCCTGTTTCACGAGTTTATTACCTAGAAATCAGAATCAATCGATTGAAATCCCTTCAACACATACATTTCAGAGCATCGTTTCTGCAAATGATCCATATGTTGGAAGCAATGGAAAGGTTTCTACAAATTTTGATTTTACAGGATTTGTTCCCATTAATGGAAGCAGTACGAATGGTCACTTATCGATTAATCATGAAACAGAACCAGGAGGTGTTTCAATTTTTGATCTACAATTTAATCCTACTACAAAGCTTTGGCAAATCACGGCATCTGATGCCGTTGACTTTTCGCCGGTTGTAATGACTGCAGCAAATTGTTCTGGCACGGTAACACCCTGGAACACGATTATTACCTGTGAAGAAACAGATTTTCCGCTGGATGCAAATAATGATGGTTACAGAGATTTGGGTTGGAATGTTGAGATCGATCCTAAAACAAGATTGGTAAAAGATTATGGAAACGGACAAGAAAAATTATGGGCTTTAGGATGTATGAGCCATGAGAATGTTGTTATAAAAAATGATCGTAAAACCTTATATCAAGGAGAAGATGCTCCGGATGGAAATGTTTATAAATTTGTTGCAGATCAGGAAACTAATTTGTCAAAAGGTAAATTATATGTTTTAAAATTAGATGGTACTATTCAAAATGGAGAAGCAACAGATTCTAAAGGTGTTTGGTTAGAAGTTCCAAATTCTACAAAACAAGAACGCAATGATGTAAAATTATGGGCCAAACAAAATGGTGCTACAGCATTTGCAGGTGTGGAGGATGTAGAAATTAATCCTATTAATGGAATGCTCTATTTTGCAGTAAAAGGTTTTGGTAGAGTTTACCGATTCCTTGATGAAGGAACTACAGTAAAAGGCTTTGAAACATTTGTAGGTGGTAATTCTTACCGGATAACTTCAAATGAGAATGTAGTATCTGAAGAATGGGGTCAAGGAAATGATAATCTTACTTTTGATGATAGAGGTAATCTTTGGGTATTACAAGATGGAGGTTCTAATTTTGTTTGGGTAATTAGACCAGACCATACGCAGGCTAATCCTAAAGTGGAAATATTTATGCAAACACCTATTGGATCAGAACCTACGGGTATGACTTTTTCACCAGATTATAAATACATGTTTATTTCAATACAAGAACCTTCTTCTGCAAATTCAGTAGTATTAAAAGATGCCTCTGGTATAGATATTCGTTTTAATAAAAGTACTGCACTTGTTATAGCAAGAAAGGATAATTTGGGAATTCCGGTTTCAAGTTCTAAAGTCAATTTAGAAAAATCAAATATTTCAATCTATCCAAATCCCTTCGATTTGTATACTACGATTCAAATAGATCTAATTGAAAATTCCAATGTTGAAATTATTATCTCCAATACACAAGGTAAAACAGTTTATCATTCTGGTCGACTTGATTTGTCAACTGGAAAAAATAAGCATAAAATTACATTAATGAATACGGGTGTATATTCTGCAACTATTCTTGTAAACAACAAACAATATACCTATAAATTAGTAAAGCTTTAA
- a CDS encoding DUF2236 domain-containing protein, giving the protein MTETKWTDAFLDEMRLTGDPIADRAAKLLWENKNNSEIIEDLKLISKNHNLDPKKYPRELIEYFQTTEIVEVTNKDLEYFKLSANIFNNYGYRFCGLLFFKALPTGYMCPKPGHVLESTKLLVNFAARRVMETAQFVFMVNTDDWYKPGNPGLEAIQKVRLMHAGMRIALLNDKRPGKDWKMIRGIPINQEDVALTNHLFSLAMIDGLDQMGIHLTQAEREAVFHTWQKIGQAMGICKELMVTDFKDGMEQYKKIFHRQSDVINHDGPKLTNALLESMKDLLKNKISLHSLEDLTNYFLDDPRTWKSLGLHKPSIWDNIFDKVVHFLTSLKIWQKLFNHDNSVIKGGFFTRFINYILSKRFNLEEHLSKYPKVSLLESVTKIILAELSKRDLQTFNDSSTLDHQKQFFLSSTLYNEWDLGSFELDVPVEEIEKK; this is encoded by the coding sequence CTATTGCAGATCGCGCAGCTAAATTATTATGGGAAAACAAGAATAACAGTGAAATTATTGAAGATCTGAAATTAATTAGTAAGAATCATAATTTAGATCCTAAGAAATATCCACGAGAATTAATAGAATACTTTCAAACTACAGAAATTGTTGAGGTCACAAATAAGGACCTTGAATATTTTAAATTGTCTGCGAATATTTTTAATAATTATGGCTATCGATTTTGCGGATTATTATTTTTTAAAGCATTGCCTACTGGTTATATGTGTCCAAAACCCGGACATGTTCTTGAAAGTACTAAATTGCTCGTAAATTTTGCAGCGCGTCGCGTTATGGAAACCGCACAGTTTGTATTTATGGTAAATACAGACGACTGGTATAAACCTGGAAATCCAGGATTAGAAGCCATTCAAAAAGTGCGTTTAATGCATGCTGGAATGCGCATTGCACTTTTAAATGACAAAAGACCTGGCAAAGATTGGAAAATGATAAGAGGCATTCCTATAAATCAAGAAGATGTAGCTCTTACGAATCATTTATTTTCATTAGCAATGATAGATGGCTTAGACCAAATGGGTATCCATTTAACGCAAGCCGAACGAGAAGCGGTTTTTCATACCTGGCAAAAAATTGGACAAGCTATGGGTATCTGTAAAGAACTTATGGTCACAGATTTTAAAGATGGAATGGAGCAGTATAAGAAAATATTTCATCGTCAATCTGATGTTATAAATCACGACGGACCAAAACTTACAAATGCTTTATTGGAAAGTATGAAAGACCTATTGAAAAATAAAATTTCTTTACATAGTCTTGAAGATTTGACCAATTACTTTTTAGATGATCCTAGAACATGGAAATCTTTAGGTTTACACAAGCCTTCCATTTGGGACAACATTTTTGATAAAGTTGTACATTTTCTTACCTCACTTAAAATTTGGCAAAAACTATTTAATCATGATAACTCTGTAATTAAAGGGGGCTTTTTTACAAGATTTATCAATTATATTCTATCCAAAAGATTTAATCTTGAGGAGCATCTTAGTAAATACCCAAAGGTTAGTTTATTAGAGTCCGTTACTAAAATTATATTGGCCGAATTATCCAAAAGGGATTTACAAACCTTCAATGATTCTAGTACATTAGACCATCAAAAACAATTTTTTCTGAGTTCTACTTTATATAATGAGTGGGATCTCGGTAGTTTTGAATTGGATGTTCCTGTCGAAGAAATAGAGAAGAAATAG